A DNA window from Nitrospirota bacterium contains the following coding sequences:
- a CDS encoding insulinase family protein, producing MKKQKTEDRRQKTEVTNPVTRYPLLVTVFILFNVFCSMFTDAYALDVKRTVLDNGLTLLIVERHNLPVVKVSVGIKAGSILEPEEKAGLASITASLLTSGTQKMTAQQISEEIEFVGGAVGASADEDFATVSLSVLKKDMDLGFDLLSDIIINPSFPEDELNKKRVRIKGSLKSQEDQPDFVASREFRKAVFGAHPYGRLVQGTPETLDAIKRDDVVNFHSAYYVPNNAIMSVVGDITPEEVKALLKQFFPEWHSKEIKSASLLKPTEVKERKTITIDKDLTQANIILGHAGISRDNPDYYAVSVMNYILGGGGFESRLMQNVREEKGLAYDIHSFFAPNKYSGTFQVGVQTKNESANTAVEEILKEINRIRNTPVSDTELADAKSFLTGSFPLRFETGARIANFLIAVEFYGLGLDYIDKYPSYINSVTKDEVLRVAKKYLDPDNFVLVVVANQEKAGLKPEFK from the coding sequence TTGAAAAAACAGAAGACAGAAGACAGAAGACAGAAGACAGAAGTCACAAATCCCGTTACCCGTTACCCGTTACTCGTCACTGTCTTTATTCTGTTCAATGTTTTCTGTTCAATGTTCACTGACGCTTACGCCCTCGACGTCAAAAGGACCGTACTCGACAACGGACTGACACTCTTAATTGTTGAAAGGCACAACCTTCCCGTTGTAAAGGTCTCCGTCGGCATCAAGGCAGGAAGCATTTTGGAGCCTGAAGAAAAGGCCGGACTTGCAAGCATCACCGCTTCTCTCCTCACGTCCGGCACCCAAAAAATGACTGCGCAGCAGATCAGCGAAGAAATTGAATTTGTAGGCGGCGCCGTCGGGGCCTCCGCAGACGAAGATTTCGCTACAGTGTCGCTCTCTGTTTTGAAAAAAGACATGGACCTCGGCTTCGACCTGCTTTCTGACATAATCATAAATCCGTCTTTCCCCGAAGATGAACTTAATAAAAAGAGGGTCCGCATTAAAGGCAGTCTGAAATCCCAGGAAGACCAGCCTGATTTTGTCGCGTCAAGGGAGTTCAGAAAGGCGGTATTCGGCGCGCATCCCTACGGCCGTCTGGTCCAGGGCACGCCTGAAACGCTCGACGCGATCAAAAGGGATGACGTTGTTAATTTCCACTCTGCTTACTATGTCCCTAACAACGCGATAATGTCCGTTGTCGGCGACATAACTCCTGAGGAGGTCAAGGCCCTGCTTAAGCAATTTTTCCCTGAATGGCATTCAAAGGAAATTAAATCTGCATCTCTCCTGAAGCCAACTGAAGTTAAAGAGAGGAAGACCATCACTATAGACAAAGACCTTACTCAGGCAAATATTATCCTGGGACATGCCGGCATCAGCAGGGACAATCCCGATTATTACGCGGTGTCGGTCATGAATTACATACTCGGCGGGGGCGGCTTTGAATCACGCCTCATGCAGAATGTCAGGGAGGAAAAGGGGCTTGCCTATGACATTCACAGCTTTTTCGCCCCCAATAAGTACAGCGGGACTTTTCAGGTAGGCGTGCAGACAAAGAACGAGTCCGCAAATACAGCGGTTGAGGAGATATTAAAAGAGATAAACAGGATACGAAATACTCCCGTATCGGACACAGAGCTTGCAGACGCAAAGTCATTCCTCACCGGAAGCTTCCCCCTGAGGTTTGAAACAGGCGCGCGCATAGCCAACTTTCTCATAGCGGTTGAATTCTACGGGCTTGGGCTGGACTATATTGATAAATATCCTTCCTATATAAACAGCGTGACAAAAGATGAAGTCCTGCGCGTGGCGAAGAAATACCTCGACCCTGATAACTTTGTCCTTGTTGTTGTTGCCAACCAGGAAAAAGCGGGCTTGAAGCCGGAGTTTAAATAG
- the uvrC gene encoding excinuclease ABC subunit UvrC, translating into MDIKKKLEQVPISPGIYIMKGAKEKTLYIGKAKNLRNRVRSYFQDSAALDDRKTKMMQEVRDFDYIVANNELEALVLEANFIKRVKPPYNIILRDDKNYPYLKLTVNEEWPRLEVVRRIEKDGALYFGPYVPAGAMWEMLKFIRRNFPIRICRYNLEKPFRPCVQYQMGRCIAPCAEDRRTPIDHDRYMEIVDEVRAFIQGEKKELLSSLQSRMQRLSDALEFEEAAKIRDRLNSIEKAWEAQSAVAPELGDIDVIGLYREAEEASMFLLFIRNGMVIGQKDFFLKKTGGIENEELVASFVEQFYSKEMLLPPRIIIPLKLQLTTQQRWLSEKRGKPVRLSYAVNKGEAKVLKMADDNALYSFNVHKETKVDETLLKIKELLGLRVVPRRIGAIDVSNISGSEAVGALIVYEDGKFMKDGYRLFKIKTVEGIDDFAMIGEVAGRYLKNVSNDEGRLPQLIIIDGGRGQLESALKAMRPFDLPVEAVGMAKAKYDGREQKLSGVRTEFERVYLPGRRQPVYLGPLEASTHLLQKIRDEVHRFAVSYHKKLRAKRTLESPLEKIKGIAKTRRLALLKHFGSLDAIRKATVDEIASVKGMNKKIAELVKGSI; encoded by the coding sequence ATGGATATCAAGAAGAAACTGGAGCAGGTCCCCATCTCGCCCGGGATCTACATCATGAAGGGCGCTAAGGAGAAGACCCTTTACATAGGCAAGGCGAAGAACCTCCGCAACAGGGTGAGGTCGTATTTTCAGGATTCAGCCGCGCTTGATGATCGCAAGACAAAGATGATGCAGGAGGTCAGGGACTTTGATTATATCGTGGCGAACAATGAACTCGAGGCGCTTGTGCTTGAGGCGAATTTTATAAAGAGGGTGAAACCTCCATACAACATAATCCTCAGAGACGATAAAAACTACCCGTACCTGAAGCTGACGGTCAACGAAGAGTGGCCGAGGCTTGAAGTGGTGCGCAGGATTGAAAAGGACGGCGCGCTTTACTTCGGACCCTATGTCCCTGCCGGTGCCATGTGGGAGATGCTGAAATTCATTCGGCGCAATTTCCCCATAAGGATCTGCAGGTACAACCTTGAGAAGCCGTTCCGCCCCTGCGTTCAGTATCAGATGGGAAGATGTATCGCGCCTTGCGCGGAAGACAGGAGGACGCCGATAGATCATGACAGGTATATGGAGATAGTTGATGAAGTAAGGGCGTTCATCCAGGGCGAAAAAAAAGAGCTCCTCAGCAGTCTTCAAAGCAGGATGCAACGGCTTTCGGACGCTCTTGAATTTGAAGAGGCGGCGAAGATCAGGGACAGGCTTAACTCTATCGAGAAGGCGTGGGAAGCGCAGAGCGCTGTTGCGCCGGAGCTTGGCGATATTGACGTCATCGGGCTGTACAGGGAAGCGGAGGAAGCTTCCATGTTTTTGCTCTTTATAAGAAACGGCATGGTCATCGGGCAGAAAGATTTCTTCCTGAAAAAAACAGGCGGCATTGAAAATGAAGAGCTTGTCGCGAGTTTTGTCGAGCAGTTTTATTCAAAAGAAATGCTGCTGCCTCCGCGGATAATCATTCCTTTGAAATTGCAACTGACGACACAGCAGAGATGGCTGAGCGAAAAGAGAGGGAAGCCCGTCAGGCTTTCTTACGCAGTGAATAAAGGCGAAGCAAAGGTGCTGAAGATGGCGGATGATAACGCGCTTTATTCATTTAACGTCCATAAAGAAACAAAGGTGGACGAAACGCTTTTGAAAATAAAAGAGCTGCTCGGTCTGCGGGTCGTGCCGAGGCGTATCGGCGCCATCGACGTATCGAATATTTCAGGATCGGAGGCTGTCGGCGCATTGATCGTCTACGAAGACGGGAAGTTCATGAAAGACGGCTACAGGCTTTTTAAAATCAAAACAGTTGAAGGCATTGATGATTTTGCAATGATAGGCGAAGTGGCCGGCAGATACCTGAAGAATGTCTCAAACGATGAGGGCAGGCTGCCGCAATTGATAATAATCGACGGGGGCAGGGGGCAGCTTGAATCAGCGCTGAAGGCGATGAGACCTTTCGATCTGCCGGTTGAAGCGGTTGGGATGGCAAAGGCGAAATATGACGGCAGAGAACAAAAGCTGTCAGGTGTCCGCACAGAGTTTGAAAGGGTCTATCTCCCCGGCAGGCGCCAGCCTGTTTACCTTGGGCCGCTTGAGGCGTCAACGCACCTGCTCCAGAAGATACGCGATGAGGTCCACCGCTTTGCCGTCAGCTATCACAAAAAGCTCCGCGCTAAGAGGACGCTCGAATCCCCGCTTGAAAAGATCAAGGGCATTGCCAAAACAAGAAGACTTGCGCTGCTGAAACATTTCGGAAGCCTTGACGCAATCAGAAAGGCCACTGTTGACGAGATAGCATCAGTGAAAGGCATGAACAAAAAGATAGCGGAACTTGTGAAGGGATCTATTTAA
- a CDS encoding HAMP domain-containing histidine kinase, whose amino-acid sequence MRTKLFIAFIFLVLFALLSNIMFERLIMRDFDEFMEGTKEDQIYWILASVEGSYKSNAWDHQSLHESLHWGLMLGFESILEDAAGNNILTSTDVVFNMDSYMLGRMKEFLKLPAGKGAFTWYPLYVEGKEIGKLHLRPLERLGEIPLKEEIFRKRGREFLIISFLIAGGGALLLSVLFTMFLSRPVRRLTVAAEKIAKGEFSIQKLKVHRKYKDEIDKLSETFTYMAEALKKEDLLRKHLTSNITHELRTPLTIIKGNLEAVEDGVISDPNEVLRTMRSEVHRMISLVEGIEDITRAEASFFKRGDMEEINLIDFVGSVAGGMKKLIEDKGLYLKTAGPPVVVRTYPDKLHIILKNLLTNAFKYTSGGGITIKWDRQNAEGFYISVEDTGKGVGPENIPRIFERFYKGDDSGGQGLGLAIVKELTEVIGGKVEVQSAPGKGSRFTVIF is encoded by the coding sequence ATGAGGACTAAACTATTCATCGCATTCATATTCCTTGTCCTCTTCGCCCTGCTGTCAAATATAATGTTTGAACGGCTCATCATGAGGGACTTTGATGAGTTCATGGAAGGCACAAAGGAAGACCAGATCTACTGGATATTAGCGTCTGTTGAAGGAAGCTATAAAAGCAACGCATGGGACCATCAATCGCTTCATGAGTCGCTGCACTGGGGTCTGATGCTCGGTTTTGAAAGCATATTGGAGGACGCGGCAGGCAATAACATACTGACATCCACCGATGTTGTTTTTAACATGGATTCTTACATGCTGGGCAGGATGAAGGAGTTTTTGAAGCTGCCCGCGGGCAAAGGGGCCTTTACCTGGTATCCGCTGTATGTTGAAGGTAAAGAGATAGGAAAGCTGCATCTCCGGCCTCTTGAAAGGCTCGGAGAGATCCCGTTAAAAGAAGAGATATTCAGAAAGAGGGGGAGAGAATTCCTTATTATATCTTTCCTGATCGCGGGCGGAGGGGCTTTGCTCCTGTCTGTCCTGTTCACAATGTTTCTTTCCAGGCCCGTCAGGCGCTTAACAGTTGCGGCGGAGAAGATTGCCAAAGGGGAATTTTCCATTCAAAAGCTCAAGGTGCACCGTAAATATAAAGACGAGATCGACAAGCTTTCTGAAACCTTTACCTACATGGCTGAGGCCCTGAAAAAAGAGGACCTTTTAAGAAAGCATCTGACATCGAATATCACCCATGAGCTGAGAACGCCTTTAACGATCATAAAGGGCAATCTCGAAGCGGTCGAAGACGGGGTAATTTCCGACCCGAATGAGGTTTTAAGGACCATGAGATCAGAAGTTCACAGGATGATCTCCCTCGTCGAGGGCATTGAGGACATTACAAGGGCCGAGGCAAGCTTCTTTAAGCGTGGAGACATGGAAGAGATCAACCTCATTGATTTTGTCGGGTCTGTTGCCGGAGGCATGAAAAAGCTTATTGAAGATAAGGGGCTCTACCTGAAAACCGCCGGGCCCCCGGTCGTTGTCAGGACTTATCCCGATAAGCTCCATATCATCCTGAAGAACCTGCTGACAAATGCCTTCAAATACACAAGCGGCGGCGGAATTACAATAAAATGGGACAGGCAGAATGCCGAAGGCTTTTATATCTCCGTTGAAGACACTGGAAAAGGCGTTGGACCGGAAAACATTCCAAGGATATTTGAGCGGTTTTATAAGGGAGATGACTCAGGCGGACAGGGGCTGGGGCTTGCTATAGTCAAGGAGCTTACGGAAGTAATAGGCGGAAAGGTCGAAGTCCAAAGCGCGCCCGGTAAAGGCTCGCGGTTTACGGTCATATTTTAA
- a CDS encoding nucleotide sugar dehydrogenase, whose translation MSIAYSVSPDGEKFPLPSQNEYKKEFNRLKKEVEKQKKLDREIVVVMGVGFVGVAMAAVIADTVNKKGRPGKFVIGMQRPSPRSYWKIPVLNKGISPVVSEDLELEPMIRRCVRDKKTLTATFVYDVLSLADVVVLDIQCDYIKDAVGNVREGRADMSPLEESLAIVAEHISPEALVIIETTVAPGTTEQIAYPIMKKVFQKRGIKKDPLLAHSFERVMPGRNYVSSIRDFWRVCSGINKPAREKVVKFLNEILNTKDYPLTVLDKPIESETAKIIENSYRATILAFLDEWSLFAERNGVDLVKVIKAIKVRPTHNNIIFPGPGIGGYCLPKDGGLGVWAYKHIHGFEDDIFKITPIAININDTRSLHVAQLTRDALRNMSRPIAAADILVLGASYREDVGDTRYSGSELMVRRLTEMGAEMKVHDPYLSHWWEFESQDTYPGKGHSLARFFRNQEKLKNMKMEKDMKDALKGADAVIFAVRHKQYMDLDPDKVVKMIGGPAAIIDCFGILDDDKIRRYFELGCEVKGLGRGHVKRIKDEVKAQKK comes from the coding sequence ATGAGCATTGCATATTCAGTAAGCCCTGACGGCGAGAAGTTCCCGTTGCCTTCGCAGAACGAATACAAAAAAGAATTTAATCGTCTGAAAAAGGAAGTTGAAAAGCAGAAAAAGCTGGACCGGGAGATCGTCGTGGTCATGGGGGTCGGCTTTGTTGGAGTTGCAATGGCCGCTGTTATCGCAGACACCGTAAATAAAAAAGGCCGGCCCGGCAAGTTTGTAATCGGGATGCAGAGGCCGAGCCCGAGAAGCTACTGGAAAATACCGGTGCTCAATAAAGGGATCTCTCCGGTTGTGTCCGAAGATCTGGAGCTTGAGCCGATGATCAGGAGATGCGTGCGTGACAAGAAAACCCTTACCGCCACATTCGTGTACGACGTGCTCTCTTTAGCTGATGTAGTTGTGCTTGATATACAATGCGACTATATTAAAGACGCCGTCGGAAACGTGCGTGAAGGCCGCGCCGACATGTCGCCTCTTGAAGAGTCTCTCGCAATTGTGGCTGAACACATTTCCCCTGAGGCCCTTGTCATCATTGAGACCACGGTAGCGCCGGGCACAACCGAGCAGATCGCCTACCCGATAATGAAAAAGGTTTTTCAAAAGCGCGGGATTAAAAAAGACCCTCTGCTGGCCCACAGCTTTGAGAGGGTAATGCCGGGAAGGAATTATGTATCGAGCATCCGGGATTTCTGGCGCGTGTGCAGCGGCATAAATAAACCGGCGAGGGAGAAGGTCGTAAAATTTCTCAATGAGATACTTAATACCAAAGATTATCCTCTCACCGTTCTCGATAAGCCCATTGAATCAGAGACGGCAAAGATAATTGAAAACAGCTATCGCGCAACGATCCTCGCATTTCTTGATGAATGGAGTCTCTTTGCTGAGCGCAACGGAGTAGATCTTGTAAAAGTCATCAAGGCCATAAAGGTCCGGCCTACGCACAACAATATTATCTTTCCGGGGCCGGGCATCGGCGGTTACTGTCTGCCGAAAGACGGAGGCCTCGGGGTCTGGGCTTATAAACATATACACGGATTTGAAGACGACATTTTTAAAATAACCCCCATTGCCATCAATATCAACGATACGCGTTCCCTCCATGTGGCGCAGCTTACAAGAGACGCTTTAAGGAACATGAGCAGGCCCATCGCGGCTGCGGATATACTTGTGTTAGGCGCATCGTACAGGGAGGACGTCGGCGATACCAGGTACAGCGGCTCGGAACTTATGGTAAGAAGGTTGACGGAGATGGGCGCTGAAATGAAGGTCCATGACCCGTACCTGTCTCACTGGTGGGAATTTGAAAGCCAGGACACCTATCCGGGGAAGGGACACAGCCTCGCAAGGTTTTTCCGCAACCAGGAAAAACTCAAGAACATGAAAATGGAAAAAGACATGAAGGACGCCTTGAAAGGCGCGGACGCTGTGATCTTCGCGGTACGTCACAAACAGTATATGGACCTTGATCCCGACAAAGTAGTAAAAATGATCGGCGGCCCCGCAGCGATCATAGACTGTTTCGGCATTCTTGACGATGATAAAATACGCAGGTATTTTGAATTAGGCTGCGAGGTGAAAGGTCTGGGAAGAGGGCATGTCAAACGGATCAAGGATGAAGTGAAGGCGCAGAAGAAATAA
- a CDS encoding TlpA family protein disulfide reductase, translated as MPSLESLYRSFKGEPFELLSVDIEENRDTVSKFLEENNISFDVLLDEVGAVSSQYGVRSTPMKVLIDAKGNLAGVSLGYREWDSDEMRTLIKLLAGSK; from the coding sequence TTGCCTTCCCTCGAAAGCCTTTACCGGAGCTTCAAAGGAGAACCTTTTGAGCTTTTAAGCGTTGATATAGAAGAGAACAGGGACACAGTTTCCAAATTTTTAGAGGAGAACAACATCTCCTTTGATGTCCTTCTTGATGAAGTCGGAGCGGTCAGCTCTCAGTATGGCGTGCGTTCGACCCCGATGAAGGTCCTGATAGACGCCAAAGGAAACCTGGCTGGTGTGTCTCTGGGCTACAGGGAATGGGACTCCGATGAAATGAGAACGCTGATCAAATTATTAGCGGGATCAAAGTAG
- a CDS encoding redoxin domain-containing protein, whose product MQAMNMNPFAKPVMAEDFELTSVKGEKVRLSQYRGKVVLLSFWTTW is encoded by the coding sequence ATGCAGGCCATGAACATGAACCCATTCGCAAAACCCGTTATGGCCGAGGATTTCGAATTGACTTCCGTGAAAGGTGAAAAGGTGCGCCTCAGCCAATACCGAGGTAAAGTAGTCCTCCTCAGTTTCTGGACAACGTGGTGA
- a CDS encoding acetylornithine transaminase — protein MDKKLIDESKKYLMNTYNRAPIVLRKGRGMKVWDSTGKEYIDFVGGVAVNCLGHCHPKVVIAIQKQAQRLIHVSNLYHIEPQIRLAKLLIDNSFADKVFFCNSGAEAIEGAIKLARKYSKDPVAGNKYEIIAALGSFHGRTLAALSATGQEKFQKGFEPLMPGFKHVPFNDVDALKNAISANTCAVLLEPIQGEGGVRFPSEDYLKQVRQICDENKLLLVLDEIQTGMGRTGKLFAYEHYGIQPDIMTLAKGLGGGVAIGAVLAKENVAAAFQPGTHASTFGGNPLACAAGVVTMETLLEDGFMFDHCRRIGKYFKDSLERLKKDFPSYIADIRGLGLLIGMEMTRAGGPIVDTCMGRGLLINCTSGNVLRFTPPLIVNEKEIDHLIDTLEDIFARQ, from the coding sequence ATGGACAAGAAGCTTATTGATGAATCAAAAAAGTATTTAATGAACACTTACAACCGCGCCCCTATCGTCCTGAGAAAAGGACGGGGGATGAAGGTGTGGGACTCCACGGGAAAGGAATACATCGATTTTGTCGGAGGTGTCGCCGTAAACTGTCTCGGGCACTGCCATCCCAAGGTTGTAATTGCGATACAAAAGCAGGCTCAGAGGCTCATTCATGTCTCAAACCTGTACCACATTGAGCCGCAGATCAGGCTTGCAAAATTACTTATTGATAACTCGTTTGCCGACAAAGTCTTCTTCTGCAATTCAGGAGCGGAGGCGATCGAAGGCGCAATCAAGCTTGCGAGAAAATATTCAAAAGACCCTGTTGCAGGCAATAAATATGAGATCATTGCCGCGCTCGGTTCATTTCACGGGAGGACGCTCGCGGCCCTTAGCGCGACCGGGCAGGAAAAATTTCAGAAGGGATTTGAACCTTTAATGCCGGGCTTTAAGCACGTTCCGTTCAATGATGTTGACGCCCTGAAAAATGCGATATCTGCAAACACGTGCGCTGTTCTCCTTGAACCTATACAGGGCGAAGGCGGGGTAAGGTTCCCTTCGGAAGATTACTTGAAACAGGTCCGGCAGATATGCGATGAGAACAAGTTACTGCTGGTCCTCGATGAAATTCAAACCGGGATGGGACGGACAGGTAAACTCTTCGCGTACGAGCACTACGGCATACAACCTGATATCATGACGCTTGCAAAAGGGCTCGGCGGCGGAGTCGCTATAGGGGCCGTCCTTGCAAAAGAAAATGTCGCCGCCGCGTTTCAGCCGGGCACTCACGCCTCGACCTTCGGCGGAAATCCTCTGGCCTGCGCGGCAGGGGTGGTCACGATGGAAACCCTGCTTGAGGACGGTTTTATGTTTGACCACTGCAGGCGGATCGGGAAATATTTCAAAGACAGCCTTGAAAGATTAAAAAAAGACTTCCCCTCATACATAGCTGATATCAGAGGGCTGGGACTTTTGATCGGAATGGAAATGACAAGGGCCGGAGGGCCTATTGTCGACACCTGCATGGGAAGAGGATTGCTCATAAACTGCACAAGCGGCAATGTCCTGCGCTTTACACCTCCGCTCATTGTCAATGAAAAGGAAATCGACCACCTGATTGATACCCTTGAAGATATCTTTGCAAGACAATAA
- a CDS encoding insulinase family protein: MKKIFSIILLLLLLSLAACAHTSARQAGRYDGLLYEEVLPNGLKVFALKDPNAPLAVFQIWYNAGSIHEQVGKTGLSHLLEHLMFKGTPKYGPKEFSKIISRAGGVDNAGTSRDYVYYHQKLAPDKLYLSIELEADRMSNLVMDPKETLSERDVVMEERRMRYDDDPQNIVYEEVMATAFKNIPYRWPVIGWMEDLKRITRDDLYKYYKEHYAPNNAMIIVAGNIDVDAVMTKIRSEFGGIPKGGRIENPDIAEPEQSGEKRLYVKKEAELPYVLIGYKTPNFLNDDGYALEVLAGVLSGGKSSRIYKSLIDEKRLALSADASYSSLDKYPSLFFLDAAPLPGKSIDEVEKALYEEVEKIKKEAPDEKEVQKAKNQVEAGFIMGQDSIFFQAEVVAMFEMLGDRKLKDKYFEGIRKVTPQDVQRAAQKYLVEDKKTVGVLVPLKKVESGN; this comes from the coding sequence ATGAAAAAGATTTTCAGTATTATATTGCTTCTGCTTTTGCTGTCTCTTGCCGCGTGCGCTCATACCTCGGCACGCCAGGCGGGCCGCTATGACGGCCTTCTTTATGAAGAGGTCCTTCCCAACGGTTTGAAGGTCTTTGCCCTGAAAGACCCCAATGCCCCGCTGGCTGTTTTTCAGATATGGTACAACGCGGGCTCGATACACGAGCAGGTTGGAAAGACAGGGCTGAGCCATCTGCTTGAACACCTGATGTTTAAGGGCACGCCTAAATACGGGCCCAAGGAATTTTCAAAGATCATAAGCAGGGCAGGCGGAGTTGACAATGCCGGAACGTCGAGGGACTATGTTTATTATCATCAGAAGCTCGCGCCCGACAAACTTTATCTCTCCATCGAGCTTGAAGCCGACAGGATGAGCAACCTGGTCATGGACCCGAAAGAGACCCTCTCGGAAAGGGACGTTGTCATGGAAGAGCGGAGGATGCGCTACGATGACGACCCGCAGAACATTGTATATGAAGAAGTCATGGCGACCGCGTTTAAAAATATCCCTTACAGGTGGCCGGTCATCGGATGGATGGAGGACCTGAAGAGGATCACGCGGGACGACCTCTATAAATATTACAAAGAGCATTACGCGCCAAATAACGCCATGATAATTGTCGCCGGGAACATTGACGTCGACGCGGTGATGACGAAGATCAGAAGCGAGTTCGGCGGCATTCCTAAAGGCGGGAGAATTGAAAATCCCGACATAGCAGAGCCTGAACAGTCCGGCGAAAAAAGGCTGTATGTAAAAAAAGAGGCGGAGCTTCCTTACGTGCTAATCGGATATAAGACCCCGAACTTCCTGAACGATGACGGTTACGCCCTTGAGGTGTTAGCAGGGGTCCTCTCAGGGGGAAAGAGTTCGAGGATCTACAAAAGCCTGATCGATGAAAAGAGGCTTGCGCTTTCCGCGGACGCCTCCTACAGCAGCCTCGATAAATATCCTTCCCTCTTTTTCCTTGACGCTGCGCCCCTGCCCGGGAAATCCATCGACGAAGTTGAAAAGGCCTTGTATGAGGAAGTCGAAAAGATAAAGAAGGAAGCCCCAGACGAGAAGGAAGTCCAGAAGGCAAAGAACCAGGTAGAGGCGGGCTTTATCATGGGGCAGGATTCCATCTTCTTTCAGGCTGAGGTTGTGGCAATGTTTGAAATGCTCGGCGACAGGAAACTCAAGGACAAATATTTTGAAGGTATAAGAAAGGTCACCCCGCAGGACGTCCAGCGCGCAGCGCAGAAATATCTTGTCGAAGATAAAAAGACCGTGGGAGTATTGGTGCCACTGAAGAAAGTTGAGAGTGGGAATTGA
- a CDS encoding heavy-metal-associated domain-containing protein, giving the protein MAVIELKIEGMSCQHCVMAVKKAVSGIKGVTSADVSVGAAKIVYDESKTNKDEIAKAVVNAGYIVKAEG; this is encoded by the coding sequence ATGGCTGTGATTGAATTAAAGATAGAAGGTATGAGTTGTCAGCATTGCGTCATGGCAGTGAAAAAGGCTGTCAGCGGAATCAAGGGGGTAACCTCGGCGGATGTATCTGTCGGCGCTGCTAAGATTGTATACGATGAGTCAAAAACAAATAAGGACGAGATCGCAAAGGCCGTTGTGAATGCCGGATATATAGTTAAGGCAGAGGGATGA
- a CDS encoding cytochrome B5 encodes MRKTFLPAGLCIVFLFLFASVACAIPEYAEKTRQGCKICHLSEEGGDLSSKGIEYSASGYVWPPSGGFRVLGPIKKSVRFFIGAFHIIAAFLWFGTILYVHIILRPGYAARGLPKGEVALGLVSMAVTGITGLLLTVSRIRGLDVLWKSLWGMTLSIKIILYIIMVATAIFVVLFVGPKLKKGTRRKEFPKEGIFGPVTLSSFDGKEGASSFIAYKGNVYDVTGLKLWKNGVHMKHLAGSDLTSFLPKAPHGEEKLSGLKITGTYDAARQPSRSFAQKAFYFVAYMNLTIVFLVLFVIAYWRWGL; translated from the coding sequence ATGCGGAAAACTTTTCTGCCGGCAGGACTATGTATAGTGTTCCTGTTTTTATTCGCTTCGGTGGCATGTGCAATTCCGGAATATGCGGAGAAGACAAGGCAGGGCTGCAAGATCTGCCACCTGTCAGAGGAGGGCGGCGACCTTTCCAGTAAGGGGATTGAATATTCGGCTTCAGGGTATGTGTGGCCTCCCTCGGGCGGTTTCCGTGTGCTTGGCCCCATAAAAAAATCAGTGAGGTTCTTCATTGGCGCGTTCCATATCATTGCCGCCTTTCTATGGTTTGGGACCATACTTTATGTGCATATCATCTTGCGGCCCGGATACGCAGCGAGGGGATTGCCTAAAGGAGAAGTCGCGCTCGGATTAGTTTCCATGGCTGTTACAGGCATCACCGGGCTCCTGCTTACAGTGTCCAGGATCAGAGGCCTCGATGTGCTTTGGAAAAGCCTGTGGGGGATGACGCTTTCAATTAAAATTATTTTATACATAATAATGGTTGCGACAGCCATTTTCGTAGTGCTGTTTGTGGGGCCGAAACTTAAAAAAGGGACCAGGAGGAAGGAATTCCCGAAAGAAGGGATATTCGGTCCAGTTACGCTTTCTTCTTTTGACGGAAAAGAAGGTGCCTCTTCATTCATTGCATACAAAGGAAATGTTTATGATGTTACCGGATTGAAGCTCTGGAAGAACGGGGTCCACATGAAACACCTCGCGGGCAGCGATCTTACGAGCTTTCTTCCAAAGGCGCCGCACGGAGAGGAAAAACTTTCAGGACTCAAAATAACCGGAACATATGACGCTGCCCGCCAGCCGTCGAGGAGTTTTGCGCAAAAGGCCTTCTATTTTGTAGCATATATGAACTTGACGATCGTATTTCTGGTATTATTTGTAATTGCTTACTGGCGGTGGGGGCTTTAA